A region of Leifsonia xyli DNA encodes the following proteins:
- a CDS encoding MFS transporter, with protein sequence MTSDERPFDFRSVALAAFLPTLLFSVGEGAIIPIIPVAAGNLGAGLAMAGFIASMVMLGELAGDIPSGWVVSRFGERTSMIGAAAVAIAGVVVCLLAPNYWVLMVGIFVVGVATAVFALARHAFMTTYVPIRYRARALSTLGGIFRAGWFVGPLIASGIIALTGSTQSVFWIFIVSCLGSVIVLIALPDPERMFGPSPRVADETGAQVTAGEEDAEERTHGLFRTIWSFREVLARMGAGVSLVAAVRSARTVLLPLWAVSIGLSEANTALIIGIAGAVDFALFYASGQIMDRFGRMWSAIPSMIGLGLGFLVLSFSHDLGSAVAWYIGVSLFLSVANGIGSGIVMTLGADLAPKERPAAFLGAWRFSADAGQAAAPLFVSLLTALVSISFASGVMGVLGLVGAGMLARYIPRYVPRRARAA encoded by the coding sequence ATGACTTCCGACGAGCGCCCCTTCGACTTCCGCTCCGTCGCCCTCGCCGCCTTCCTGCCGACGCTCCTCTTCTCCGTCGGCGAGGGGGCGATCATCCCGATCATCCCCGTCGCCGCGGGCAACCTCGGCGCCGGGCTCGCGATGGCCGGATTCATCGCGTCCATGGTGATGCTCGGCGAACTGGCCGGCGACATCCCGAGCGGCTGGGTGGTGTCGCGCTTCGGCGAGCGCACCTCCATGATCGGCGCGGCCGCCGTGGCTATCGCGGGCGTCGTGGTGTGCCTGCTCGCCCCGAACTACTGGGTGCTCATGGTCGGCATCTTCGTGGTGGGCGTCGCCACCGCCGTGTTCGCCCTGGCGAGGCACGCGTTCATGACGACGTACGTGCCGATCCGCTACCGGGCGCGCGCGCTGTCGACGCTCGGCGGGATCTTCCGCGCCGGCTGGTTCGTCGGGCCGCTGATCGCGTCCGGGATCATCGCGCTCACGGGCTCCACCCAGTCGGTGTTCTGGATCTTCATCGTCAGCTGCCTCGGCTCGGTGATCGTGCTCATCGCATTGCCCGATCCCGAGCGGATGTTCGGCCCGTCGCCGCGGGTCGCCGACGAGACCGGCGCGCAGGTCACGGCCGGCGAGGAGGACGCGGAGGAGCGCACGCACGGCCTGTTCCGCACCATCTGGTCGTTCCGCGAGGTGCTCGCGCGGATGGGCGCCGGCGTCTCGCTGGTCGCCGCCGTCCGGTCGGCGCGCACCGTGCTGCTGCCGCTGTGGGCCGTGTCCATCGGACTGAGCGAGGCGAACACCGCGCTGATCATCGGCATCGCCGGCGCGGTCGACTTCGCGCTGTTCTACGCGAGCGGCCAGATCATGGACCGGTTCGGCCGGATGTGGAGCGCCATCCCGTCGATGATCGGGCTCGGGCTCGGCTTCCTCGTGCTGTCGTTCAGCCACGACCTCGGCTCGGCGGTCGCCTGGTACATCGGCGTCTCGCTGTTCCTCTCGGTCGCGAACGGGATCGGCTCGGGCATCGTGATGACGCTCGGCGCCGACCTGGCACCGAAGGAGCGGCCTGCGGCCTTCCTGGGCGCGTGGCGGTTCTCCGCCGACGCCGGTCAGGCCGCCGCTCCCCTGTTCGTCTCCCTATTGACGGCGCTGGTCTCGATCTCGTTCGCGAGCGGGGTCATGGGCGTGCTCGGCCTGGTCGGCGCCGGGATGCTGGCCCGCTACATCCCGCGCTACGTTCCGCGGAGAGCGCGCGCGGCCTGA
- the prfB gene encoding peptide chain release factor 2 (recognizes the termination signals UGA and UAA during protein translation a specificity which is dependent on amino acid residues residing in loops of the L-shaped tRNA-like molecule of RF2; in some organisms control of PrfB protein levels is maintained through a +1 ribosomal frameshifting mechanism; this protein is similar to release factor 1) codes for MIELDLSSQIADLRSTFDDIAAVVDVPKLRAEIADLSEQAGAPDLWDDTANAQKVTSALSHRQSELGRITAIERRLDDLEVLVELANEADDEESAAEARAELASLQTALGDLEVQTLLSGEYDERAAIVTIRSGAGGDDATDFAEMLMRMYLRWAEQHKYPVKVMDTSYAEGAGIKSATFEVDAPYAFGTLSVEAGTHRLARISPFGSADKRQTSFAAVEVIPLMEEATEVDIPEGDIRIDVFRSSGPGGQSVNTTDSAVRITHLPTGIVVSMQNEKSQIQNRAAAMRVLQTRLLLLQKEEEAAKKKELAGNITASWGDQMRSYFLYGQQLVKDLRTGFESGNPSSVFDGDLDGFIAAGIRWRAGSKADD; via the coding sequence ATGATCGAACTCGACCTCTCCTCCCAGATCGCGGACCTGCGCTCCACCTTCGACGACATCGCGGCGGTGGTCGACGTGCCGAAGCTCCGCGCCGAGATCGCCGACCTCAGCGAGCAGGCCGGCGCTCCCGACCTCTGGGACGACACCGCCAACGCGCAGAAGGTGACCAGCGCGCTCAGCCACCGTCAGTCCGAGCTCGGTCGCATCACCGCGATCGAGCGGCGCCTGGACGACCTGGAGGTGCTGGTCGAGCTGGCCAACGAGGCGGACGACGAGGAATCGGCCGCCGAGGCTCGCGCCGAGCTGGCGTCGCTGCAGACGGCGCTCGGCGACCTCGAGGTGCAGACGCTGCTGAGCGGTGAGTACGACGAGCGCGCGGCGATCGTGACCATCCGATCGGGCGCCGGCGGCGACGACGCCACCGACTTCGCCGAGATGCTCATGCGCATGTACCTGCGCTGGGCGGAGCAGCACAAGTACCCGGTCAAGGTGATGGACACGTCCTACGCCGAAGGCGCGGGGATCAAGTCCGCGACCTTCGAGGTGGACGCGCCGTACGCGTTCGGCACGCTGTCGGTCGAGGCCGGCACCCACCGCCTCGCCCGGATCAGCCCGTTCGGCTCGGCGGACAAGCGCCAGACGTCGTTCGCGGCGGTCGAGGTCATCCCGCTGATGGAGGAGGCGACCGAGGTCGACATCCCCGAAGGCGACATCCGCATCGACGTCTTCCGGTCCTCGGGCCCGGGCGGCCAGTCGGTCAACACGACCGACTCCGCGGTCCGCATCACGCACCTCCCGACCGGCATCGTCGTGTCGATGCAGAACGAGAAGTCGCAGATCCAGAACCGCGCCGCCGCCATGCGCGTGCTGCAGACGCGACTGCTCCTGCTCCAGAAGGAGGAGGAGGCGGCCAAGAAGAAGGAGCTCGCCGGCAACATCACCGCGAGCTGGGGCGACCAGATGCGCTCGTACTTCCTCTACGGCCAGCAGTTGGTCAAAGACCTCCGGACCGGCTTCGAGTCCGGTAACCCGAGCTCGGTCTTCGACGGCGACCTCGACGGCTTCATCGCGGCGGGCATCCGCTGGCGCGCCGGGAGTAAAGCGGACGACTAG
- a CDS encoding cell division ATP-binding protein FtsE, which translates to MIRFEHVSKQYAGTARPALNGINLEVLRGEFVFLVGASGSGKSSCLRLILKEEKPTKGKIHVLGQDLGTISSRKVPYFRRNIGVVFQDFRLLPNKTVFQNVAFTLQVIGKSRGFIQEAVPDVLKMVGLDGKAQRLPHELSGGEQQRVAIARAVVNKPQVLLADEPTGNLDPATSAGIMAVLERINAGGTTVLMATHEAAIVDQMKRRVIELVGGQIVRDERHGGYGFTAAVPIAQPLQRDEPVSVATPVYAGGIPAEAQAEAPMTRPHAPTSVPTAPVALPQQTAPVQPVQPQHTAPVHPVAQQQAVPQPQQPVTAPPSSEQLPDHLNFTANLDLSGLRDNADREGDQNVGPTK; encoded by the coding sequence ATGATCCGGTTCGAACACGTATCCAAGCAGTACGCGGGCACGGCGCGCCCGGCGCTGAACGGCATCAACCTGGAAGTGCTGCGCGGAGAGTTCGTCTTCCTCGTCGGCGCCTCGGGTTCCGGCAAGTCCAGCTGCCTGCGCCTCATCCTCAAAGAGGAGAAGCCGACCAAGGGGAAGATCCACGTGCTGGGTCAGGACCTCGGCACGATCTCCTCCCGCAAGGTCCCCTACTTCCGGCGCAACATCGGCGTCGTCTTCCAGGACTTCCGCCTGCTCCCGAACAAGACCGTCTTCCAGAACGTCGCGTTCACGCTGCAGGTCATCGGCAAGTCGCGTGGCTTCATCCAGGAGGCCGTGCCGGACGTTCTGAAGATGGTCGGCCTCGACGGCAAGGCCCAGCGACTGCCGCACGAGCTCTCGGGCGGTGAGCAGCAGCGTGTGGCGATCGCCCGCGCCGTGGTGAACAAGCCGCAGGTGCTGCTGGCCGACGAGCCGACCGGAAACCTCGACCCCGCGACCAGCGCGGGCATCATGGCCGTACTGGAGCGCATCAACGCCGGCGGCACCACGGTGCTCATGGCGACGCACGAGGCGGCGATCGTCGACCAGATGAAGCGCCGCGTGATCGAGCTGGTCGGCGGCCAAATCGTCCGCGACGAGCGCCACGGCGGTTACGGCTTCACGGCCGCCGTCCCGATCGCGCAGCCGTTGCAGCGGGACGAGCCCGTCTCGGTCGCGACCCCCGTGTACGCGGGCGGCATCCCGGCGGAGGCCCAGGCGGAGGCGCCCATGACCCGCCCGCACGCGCCGACCTCGGTGCCGACGGCTCCGGTCGCGCTGCCGCAGCAGACGGCGCCGGTGCAGCCGGTGCAGCCGCAGCACACGGCCCCGGTCCATCCCGTCGCGCAGCAGCAGGCCGTGCCGCAGCCGCAGCAGCCCGTCACCGCTCCGCCGTCGTCGGAGCAGCTGCCCGACCACCTCAACTTCACCGCCAACCTCGACCTCAGCGGCCTGCGCGACAACGCCGACCGCGAGGGCGACCAGAATGTGGGGCCGACGAAATGA
- a CDS encoding cell division protein FtsX — protein sequence MRFGLIWSEVGNGLRRNLSMVVSVILVTFISLTFVGTAVLLQLQIGQMKTYWYDRAQVAVYMCTETDNCPGGAANDQTIAAVEKQLKSPELAPYIQKFYFQDQKQGYEQFKEQFKGNQIADFVTPDMIPQTFWVNLKDPNNSAVLTETLSGAAGVQSIVDQRSYLDQIFSILNAASYTAIGIAALMLVAAVLLIATTIRLSAFSRRREIGIMRLVGASNRFIQTPFIIEGVIAALIGSILASVVIAVGVQFFVRGYLSQRIQSINFVGMDQAWLVIPILIVIGVVLAAASANFAIRRYLRV from the coding sequence ATGAGATTCGGACTCATCTGGTCGGAGGTCGGCAACGGCCTCCGCCGCAACCTCTCCATGGTCGTCTCCGTCATCCTGGTGACGTTCATCTCGCTCACCTTCGTGGGCACCGCCGTGCTGCTGCAGCTGCAGATCGGCCAGATGAAGACCTACTGGTACGACCGCGCCCAGGTCGCCGTGTACATGTGCACCGAGACCGACAACTGCCCGGGCGGCGCCGCCAACGACCAGACCATCGCGGCGGTCGAGAAGCAGCTCAAGTCTCCAGAACTCGCGCCGTACATCCAAAAGTTCTACTTCCAGGACCAGAAGCAGGGCTACGAGCAGTTCAAGGAGCAGTTCAAGGGCAATCAGATCGCCGACTTCGTCACGCCGGACATGATCCCGCAGACGTTCTGGGTGAACCTGAAGGACCCGAACAACTCCGCCGTGCTGACCGAGACGCTCTCCGGAGCCGCCGGTGTGCAGAGCATCGTGGATCAGCGCAGCTATCTCGACCAGATCTTCAGCATCCTGAACGCGGCCAGCTACACCGCGATCGGCATCGCCGCCCTGATGCTCGTGGCGGCGGTACTGCTGATCGCGACGACGATCCGGCTCTCCGCGTTCTCCAGACGCCGGGAGATCGGTATCATGCGGCTGGTCGGCGCCTCCAACCGCTTCATCCAGACGCCGTTCATCATCGAGGGCGTGATCGCCGCACTGATCGGCTCGATCCTCGCGTCGGTCGTGATCGCCGTCGGGGTGCAGTTCTTCGTGCGGGGATACCTGAGCCAGCGCATCCAGTCGATCAACTTCGTCGGGATGGATCAGGCCTGGCTGGTCATCCCCATCCTGATCGTGATCGGCGTGGTGCTCGCCGCGGCGTCGGCGAACTTCGCGATCCGCCGGTATCTGCGGGTCTGA
- a CDS encoding SsrA-binding protein, whose translation MPKEKGQKVVATNRRARHDYTIEDTFEAGLVLTGTEVKSLRLGRASLVDGYAFVDGGEAWLDAVHIPEYADGTWNNHAPRRKRKLLLHKAQILKIENKVKQGGYTIVPLSIYFNDGRAKVEIAIAKGKREYDKRQALRERQDQREAQRAMSTRNHLGE comes from the coding sequence GTGCCGAAGGAGAAGGGCCAGAAGGTCGTGGCCACCAACCGCCGCGCGCGCCACGACTACACGATCGAGGACACCTTCGAGGCGGGACTGGTGCTCACGGGCACCGAGGTGAAGTCGCTCCGGCTGGGGCGGGCGTCGCTGGTCGACGGCTACGCGTTCGTCGACGGGGGAGAGGCGTGGCTCGACGCCGTGCACATCCCCGAGTACGCGGACGGCACCTGGAACAATCACGCCCCGCGGCGCAAGCGCAAGCTGCTGCTGCACAAGGCGCAGATCCTCAAGATCGAGAACAAGGTCAAGCAGGGCGGCTACACGATCGTCCCCCTGTCGATCTACTTCAACGACGGGCGCGCCAAGGTCGAGATCGCGATCGCGAAGGGCAAGCGCGAGTACGACAAGCGCCAGGCGCTGCGCGAGCGTCAGGACCAGCGCGAGGCTCAGAGGGCCATGTCCACCCGCAACCACCTCGGCGAGTGA
- a CDS encoding MFS transporter, whose amino-acid sequence MSTTTTRTVAGWTLVPLALAQFICSFAGSNRNVMLNDMSRDLGTTVAGIQLSITLFLLTMAALMVPFGKLTDLLGRKTCFLLGLGIYGLGAVLSALAPGLGLLILGNSILEGAGTALLIPPVYILVTLYWKDTQSRARSFGLVSAAGGIGAAMGPLIGGWICSAISWRAAFLFQALIIVVIILFALALKDPLAADPGRPYDVVGAVLSGGGLVLFVAGILVVDTSPLLAVVLLIAGAAVIAWFFAWIRRLERRHREPLLSTALFANRTSNFGLVTQNFQWLLLMGISFLVSSHLQVARHYDAIETGVIFTAATLGILVSSLAAGRLVRIIAQRTLILGGFVLTAIGTALLLLVGAIPGGWPFVPGLLVIGLGVGLMLTPSVNVVQSAFPEARQGEISGLSRSVSNLGSSFGTAIVGTVLGFGVGQRAGGYVAAMAVLIVVALAGAVVSGFLPRGRADALSGEPATS is encoded by the coding sequence ATGAGCACCACGACGACGCGCACGGTCGCCGGCTGGACGCTGGTGCCCCTGGCGCTGGCCCAGTTCATCTGCTCGTTCGCGGGCTCCAACAGGAACGTGATGCTCAACGACATGAGCCGGGACCTGGGCACGACGGTCGCGGGCATCCAGCTCTCGATCACGCTGTTCCTGCTCACGATGGCGGCGCTGATGGTGCCGTTCGGCAAGCTCACCGACCTGCTCGGGCGCAAGACGTGCTTCCTGCTGGGGCTCGGGATCTACGGCCTCGGCGCGGTGCTGAGCGCCCTGGCGCCCGGGCTCGGCCTGCTCATCCTGGGCAACTCGATCCTGGAGGGGGCGGGGACGGCGCTGCTCATCCCTCCCGTGTACATCCTGGTGACCCTGTACTGGAAGGACACGCAGAGCCGCGCCCGGTCGTTCGGGCTGGTGAGTGCGGCGGGCGGCATCGGCGCGGCGATGGGTCCGCTGATCGGGGGATGGATCTGCAGCGCGATCAGCTGGCGCGCGGCGTTCCTGTTCCAGGCGCTGATCATCGTCGTCATCATCCTGTTCGCGCTCGCGCTGAAGGACCCGCTGGCCGCGGATCCCGGCCGCCCTTACGACGTCGTCGGCGCGGTGCTCTCCGGTGGCGGCCTCGTGCTCTTCGTCGCGGGCATCCTCGTCGTCGACACGTCACCGCTGCTGGCGGTGGTGCTGCTGATCGCGGGCGCCGCGGTCATCGCCTGGTTCTTCGCCTGGATCAGGAGGCTGGAGCGACGGCACCGCGAACCCCTGCTCTCGACAGCGCTCTTCGCGAACCGGACCTCGAACTTCGGGCTCGTCACGCAGAACTTCCAGTGGCTGCTGCTCATGGGGATCTCGTTCCTGGTGTCGAGCCACCTCCAGGTCGCGCGGCACTACGACGCGATCGAGACGGGCGTCATCTTCACGGCCGCGACGCTCGGCATTCTGGTGTCGTCGCTCGCCGCCGGACGCCTGGTGCGGATCATCGCCCAGCGCACGCTCATCCTCGGCGGTTTCGTGCTGACCGCGATCGGGACGGCGCTCCTGCTGCTGGTCGGCGCGATCCCCGGAGGCTGGCCGTTCGTCCCGGGGCTGCTCGTGATCGGTCTGGGCGTCGGCTTGATGCTCACCCCGAGCGTGAATGTCGTGCAGTCGGCGTTCCCCGAAGCCCGTCAGGGGGAGATCTCGGGTCTGTCGCGGAGCGTCTCGAACCTCGGATCGAGCTTCGGCACCGCGATCGTCGGCACTGTCCTGGGGTTCGGCGTGGGCCAGCGTGCGGGTGGCTACGTGGCGGCCATGGCGGTTCTCATCGTGGTCGCGCTGGCGGGCGCGGTGGTCTCCGGGTTCCTGCCGCGGGGGCGGGCCGACGCCCTCTCCGGCGAACCGGCCACCTCGTAG
- a CDS encoding alpha/beta hydrolase, producing the protein MSEPQRFVTADGRAVRYFDTGGDAGSPVLVWHHGTPQTGAVIPPVASEAGRRGVRVLSVARPGYPGSDPLPGRSVADAAADVLAVLDALGVERTITAGASGGGPHALALAALAPERAAAVVTLAGIAPFDGSPDWFSGMASPGGLQAALAGRDARMAYAETAEWDPEQFTERDFETLGGSWGALGADAQAGSAEGPTGEVDDDVAYTSPWGVELRAVRAPVLLIQGGSDRVVPAPHAAAMLERLPHAELWIRSREGHVSVLTAFGVALDWALTQW; encoded by the coding sequence ATGAGCGAGCCACAGCGGTTCGTCACCGCGGACGGCCGGGCGGTGCGGTACTTCGACACCGGAGGTGACGCCGGTTCGCCCGTGCTGGTGTGGCACCACGGCACCCCGCAGACTGGCGCGGTCATCCCACCCGTGGCCTCCGAGGCGGGTCGACGCGGCGTGCGCGTGCTCTCGGTCGCGCGCCCCGGCTATCCCGGATCGGACCCTCTCCCCGGCCGCTCTGTCGCCGACGCCGCGGCCGATGTGCTCGCGGTCCTCGACGCTCTCGGTGTCGAGCGGACGATCACCGCCGGCGCGTCCGGCGGCGGCCCGCATGCGCTGGCGCTGGCCGCACTCGCCCCGGAACGGGCCGCCGCGGTCGTCACGCTGGCCGGCATCGCGCCGTTCGACGGATCGCCGGACTGGTTCTCGGGGATGGCCTCGCCGGGCGGACTTCAGGCCGCGCTGGCGGGTCGTGACGCTCGAATGGCCTACGCCGAGACGGCGGAGTGGGATCCGGAGCAGTTCACGGAGCGCGACTTCGAGACCCTCGGCGGCTCCTGGGGCGCCCTGGGCGCCGACGCGCAGGCCGGGTCGGCTGAAGGACCGACGGGAGAAGTCGACGACGACGTCGCCTACACCTCCCCCTGGGGCGTGGAGCTGCGCGCCGTCCGCGCGCCCGTGCTGCTGATCCAGGGCGGCTCCGACCGCGTCGTCCCCGCACCGCACGCGGCCGCCATGCTCGAACGACTCCCCCACGCTGAACTGTGGATCCGTTCCCGCGAGGGCCACGTCTCGGTGCTCACGGCGTTCGGCGTCGCGCTGGACTGGGCGCTGACGCAGTGGTGA
- a CDS encoding adenosine deaminase, whose protein sequence is MTDALTDDALLALPKAELHLHIEGTLEPDLAFELAARNGVELPFADVDELAAQYDFDDLQSFLDLYYATMAVLLTREDFAELTRRYLRRAHAQGVRHVELFFDPQAHTSRGVGFDDVVDGIGDALDEAEREHGMTGALILCFLRDAPVASAEEALTAAMSRTDRIIGVGLDSAEVGYPPSLFEAVYARAREAGLHAVAHAGEEGPPAYVREALDLLHAERIDHGIRSIEDPELVARLAEERIPLTVCPLSNVRLQATPDLREHPLLRLDAAGVPVTINSDDPAYFGGYAGTNFMAVRDALGLTSDQARRFARTSIEASFASPERKEALLAELEAWRP, encoded by the coding sequence ATGACGGACGCCCTCACCGACGACGCCCTGCTCGCCCTGCCCAAAGCGGAGCTGCACCTCCACATCGAAGGCACGCTGGAGCCCGACCTCGCGTTCGAGCTCGCCGCGCGCAACGGGGTGGAGCTGCCTTTCGCCGATGTGGACGAGCTCGCCGCGCAGTACGACTTCGACGACCTCCAGTCGTTCCTCGACCTCTATTACGCGACCATGGCGGTCCTCCTGACCCGCGAGGACTTCGCCGAGCTGACCCGCCGCTACCTGCGTCGCGCGCATGCGCAGGGGGTGCGACACGTCGAGCTGTTCTTCGATCCGCAGGCGCACACCTCGCGCGGGGTGGGCTTCGACGACGTGGTCGACGGGATCGGGGACGCGCTCGACGAGGCCGAGCGCGAGCACGGGATGACCGGGGCGCTCATCCTGTGCTTCCTCCGCGATGCGCCGGTGGCGTCCGCCGAAGAGGCGCTGACGGCGGCCATGTCCCGGACCGACCGCATCATCGGCGTCGGCCTCGACTCGGCCGAGGTCGGCTACCCGCCATCGCTGTTCGAAGCGGTGTACGCCCGCGCCCGCGAGGCCGGCCTGCACGCCGTCGCCCATGCCGGCGAGGAGGGCCCGCCCGCCTACGTGCGGGAGGCGCTCGACCTGCTGCATGCCGAGCGGATCGACCACGGCATCCGCTCGATCGAGGACCCGGAGCTGGTCGCGCGCCTGGCCGAGGAGCGCATCCCGCTGACCGTCTGCCCGCTGTCGAACGTACGGCTGCAGGCGACGCCCGACCTGCGAGAGCACCCGCTGCTCCGGCTCGACGCGGCAGGCGTGCCGGTCACGATCAACTCGGACGACCCGGCGTACTTCGGCGGCTACGCGGGCACGAACTTCATGGCCGTGCGGGATGCGCTGGGGCTGACCTCCGACCAGGCACGCCGGTTCGCGCGGACGTCGATCGAGGCGTCGTTCGCCTCGCCGGAGCGCAAGGAGGCGCTCCTCGCCGAGCTCGAGGCGTGGCGCCCATGA
- a CDS encoding NADPH:quinone oxidoreductase: protein MRAVIVAHPGDADVLEVAERPDPAPAANEVRIRVAAAGLNGADLSQRRGFYPSPPGAPEWPGLEVSGTIDALGAGVDEWSVGDRVCALLPGGGYAELVTVDAGLVLPVPDVVDLVEAAGLPEVAATVWSNVFDLGGLAAGEVLLAHGGSSGIGTMAIQLGRARGAQVIATAGSDEKADFCREVGADAAVNYRTQDFVEAVDAFTAGRGADVVLDIVGGSYIARDLEALAVGGRIVSIAVRDREPASIDMGVMMRKRASLHGTTLRARPLAERVAIIAAVRENVWPLLAEGRVRPVIDSVFPLEDAAAAHRRMESSVHRGKILLRVG from the coding sequence ATGCGCGCCGTGATCGTGGCGCACCCCGGGGACGCGGATGTGCTGGAGGTCGCCGAGCGACCGGACCCGGCACCCGCGGCGAACGAGGTGCGCATCCGCGTCGCCGCCGCCGGGCTCAACGGCGCCGACCTCAGCCAGCGGCGCGGCTTCTATCCGTCGCCGCCCGGGGCGCCCGAGTGGCCGGGCCTCGAGGTCTCGGGCACGATCGACGCGCTCGGCGCCGGCGTCGACGAATGGAGCGTCGGCGACCGGGTGTGCGCGCTGCTTCCCGGCGGCGGGTACGCGGAGCTCGTGACGGTCGACGCCGGGCTGGTGCTGCCGGTGCCCGACGTCGTCGATCTGGTGGAGGCGGCCGGGCTCCCCGAGGTCGCCGCGACCGTCTGGTCGAACGTCTTCGACCTCGGCGGTCTCGCGGCAGGTGAGGTGCTGCTCGCCCACGGCGGCTCCAGCGGCATCGGTACCATGGCCATCCAGCTCGGCCGCGCCCGCGGAGCGCAGGTCATCGCGACCGCCGGCAGCGACGAGAAGGCGGACTTCTGCCGCGAGGTCGGCGCGGACGCGGCGGTGAACTACCGCACCCAGGACTTCGTGGAGGCGGTGGACGCGTTCACGGCGGGACGCGGGGCGGACGTCGTACTCGACATCGTCGGCGGCTCGTACATCGCGCGGGATCTGGAGGCCCTCGCGGTCGGCGGCCGCATCGTGTCGATCGCGGTCCGGGACCGGGAGCCGGCGTCGATCGACATGGGAGTGATGATGCGCAAGCGCGCCTCTCTCCACGGCACGACGCTCCGCGCCCGGCCGCTCGCCGAGCGGGTCGCGATCATCGCCGCCGTGCGCGAGAACGTGTGGCCGCTGCTCGCAGAGGGACGCGTCCGCCCGGTCATCGACTCGGTGTTCCCGCTGGAGGACGCCGCCGCGGCGCATCGACGGATGGAGTCGTCTGTGCATCGCGGGAAGATCCTGCTGCGCGTCGGATGA
- a CDS encoding sodium transporter, with protein MARHNLSTVIGFEFRRTITKRRFWAVTLIIPILVFGLGGLIIASNVSTAKTADQQKNARFEFLYSDSSGLVDPAIAKQYGGTEISSEAEGVEEVQIGGTPAYFSYPADPATQTIRVYGEDSGVFQNSKYSAVAESLLSASVQKKVGDPTTVAVLRGDVKTNTTTFLNGKVAPGFEAILPALLFLAAFFIVIVFLGNQMLNSTLEEKENRVTEMILTTINPTNLLLGKVISLFAIGIIQLAVFALPMLIGYLFFRNQLQLPDFDLSGLVFDPQKMIVGALILIGGFALFTGTLVAVGAVMPTAKDAAPVFSVVIFAVVIPLYASGFAISSPQSPIVQLLAYFPYTAPITALILNAFGSLPLWQAIVIIVELFVLSVIVLRIAVRLFRYGSIEYSSKVKVRDVLGRRSDRTRPVQGAGRS; from the coding sequence ATGGCCCGGCACAACCTCAGCACGGTCATCGGCTTCGAGTTCCGGCGCACCATCACCAAGCGCCGGTTCTGGGCGGTCACGCTGATCATCCCGATCCTCGTGTTCGGCCTCGGCGGCCTCATCATCGCGTCCAACGTGTCCACGGCGAAGACCGCCGACCAGCAGAAGAACGCCCGCTTCGAGTTCCTGTACTCGGACTCGTCAGGACTCGTGGACCCCGCCATCGCGAAGCAGTACGGCGGCACCGAGATATCGTCCGAGGCGGAGGGCGTCGAGGAGGTGCAGATCGGCGGGACGCCGGCGTACTTCTCCTATCCGGCCGACCCGGCCACGCAGACGATCCGCGTCTACGGCGAGGACTCCGGCGTCTTCCAGAACAGCAAGTACTCCGCGGTGGCCGAGTCGCTGCTGTCGGCGAGCGTGCAGAAGAAGGTGGGCGACCCGACGACGGTCGCCGTGCTGCGCGGCGACGTGAAGACCAACACGACGACCTTCCTGAACGGAAAGGTGGCGCCCGGCTTCGAGGCGATCCTCCCCGCCCTGCTGTTCCTCGCGGCGTTCTTCATCGTGATCGTCTTCCTGGGCAACCAGATGCTCAACTCCACGCTGGAGGAGAAGGAGAACCGGGTCACGGAGATGATCCTGACGACGATCAATCCGACGAACCTGCTGCTCGGCAAGGTCATCTCGCTGTTCGCGATCGGGATCATCCAGCTGGCGGTGTTCGCGCTGCCGATGCTGATCGGGTACCTCTTCTTCCGGAATCAGCTGCAGCTGCCGGACTTCGACCTGAGCGGGCTGGTGTTCGACCCGCAGAAGATGATCGTCGGCGCGCTCATCCTGATCGGCGGCTTCGCCCTGTTCACCGGCACGCTGGTCGCGGTCGGCGCGGTCATGCCGACGGCCAAGGATGCAGCCCCGGTGTTCTCCGTCGTCATCTTCGCGGTCGTCATCCCGCTGTACGCCTCGGGCTTCGCCATCAGCTCGCCGCAGTCGCCGATCGTGCAGCTGCTCGCGTACTTCCCGTACACGGCCCCGATCACCGCGCTCATCCTGAACGCCTTCGGCTCGCTGCCGCTCTGGCAGGCCATCGTCATCATCGTCGAGCTGTTCGTGCTGTCGGTGATCGTGCTGAGGATCGCGGTGCGGCTGTTCCGCTACGGGTCGATCGAGTACTCCAGCAAGGTGAAGGTGCGGGATGTGCTCGGGCGCCGGTCCGACCGCACCCGTCCGGTGCAGGGCGCGGGGCGCTCCTGA